A stretch of the Opisthocomus hoazin isolate bOpiHoa1 chromosome 2, bOpiHoa1.hap1, whole genome shotgun sequence genome encodes the following:
- the ATF3 gene encoding cyclic AMP-dependent transcription factor ATF-3, which translates to MMVQHSGQVSALEVSASAIVPTLSPAGSLGFDDFTNLTPLVKEELRFAIQNKRQSHRMSSTLDTVTVSERPIEASIMKTEFSPEEDERKKRRRERNKIAAAKCRNKKKEKTECLQKESEKLETINAELKAQIEELKNEKQHLIYMLNLHRPTCIVRAQNGRTPEDERNLFIQQIKEGTLQG; encoded by the exons ATGATGGTCCAGCACTCAGGCCAGGTGTCTGCATTAGAAGTCAGCGCCTCCGCAATTGTTCCCACTTTGTCCCCTGCAGGGTCACTGGGGTTTGATGATTTCACAAATTTAACCCCACTGGTGAAAGAGGAACTGAGATTCGCCATTCAGAATAAGCGTCAGTCCCACAGGATGTCTTCCACATTGGACACGGTGACCGTTTCTGAAAGGCCAATTGAAGCATCAATCATGAAAACAGAG TTTTCTCCTGAAGAGGATGAAAGAAAGAAACGAAGAAGGGAAAGGAACAAAATTGCTGCTGCAAAGTGCcgaaacaaaaagaaggaaaaaacagaatgtTTGCAGAAA GAATCAGAAAAGCTGGAAACTATCAACGCTGAATTAAAAGCCCAGATCGAAGAGCTAAAGAATGAGAAGCAGCATTTGATATACATGCTAAATCTTCACAGGCCCACTTGTATAGTTCGGGCACAAAACGGAAGGACACCTGAAGATGAAAGGAATCTTTTTATTCAACAGATCAAAGAAGGCACATTACAAGGTTAA